The Rhizobium sp. NLR16a genomic sequence TGCCGTGATCCTGTCGGCGGCGATGTTCGCCGCTGTCGTGCTGGTGGCGACTGCGCTGGTCGGCGGTTACCGCATCAATCTGACACCGAGTGAGCCGCTCGGCCTGTGGCGCATTGTTCCGCTCCATCGCCCGGTTGCTGTCAATGATTTGGTGTTCATTTGCCCACCGGAAACTGCGGAAATGCGGGAGGCGCGAGCCCGGGGCTATCTTCGTTCCGGTTCATGCCCGGGCGGCGTCGCGCCGCTGATCAAGACGGTGATCGCCGTTTCGGGACAGCATGTCGAAATCGGCGTGTGCGTCAGCGTCGATGGGCGATTGATTGCCTCTTCCAACTTCGCGCCACGAGATGGGAAGGGTCGGCGACTGATGCCGTTTCCGAGCGGCGACATACCGCCGGGATATGTCTTCCTGCATTCTGCGTTTCCCGGCTCCTACGACTCCCGTTACTTCGGCCCGTTGCCCGCTTCGGGCATTCTCGGCCTCGCGCAGGAGGTCCTCACCCTTGCGCCGTGATCAAGCTCAGTCGGTTCTGCTGACTATCGCCTCGATCGCGATCGGCCTGGTGGGCTGGAGCGGCAATGTGTTGCTCCTTCCTGTCGCGTTAGGGTTTCCTGTTCTATGGTCGTTGGCGCGGACGAGATTGCTGGCGGCGCTTGTCTCGGCCGGATACTTCCTGGCCGCGTCCCGTGGTCTGCCACAGGGCGTAGCGGCCTTCTATTCGTCCGATATCTGGCCGGGCTCGTTGCTCTGGCTATGCGCGTCCATGAGCTTTATCATCGTGCATGCCATCCTCTGGACAAAGCACGTTGGCGCTCGTCCGTTCCGCTATCTCCTTGCGGTCGTCATCATGGCGATCCCGCCGTTCGGTGTCACGGGCTGGGCGCATCCTGTCACCGCTGCGGGTGTTTTGTTTCCGGGATGGGGATGGTGGGGACTTGGGCTTATGACAGCTGGCCTTGCGGGCCTCGTAACCCGCATTTGGCCAGCTGTCGCCATCGCCTTGGCTGGCTTTTGGCTGTGGTCCGCCGCAGTCTGGACCGACCCGAAACTACCGCAAGCCTGGCGCGGCGTCGATCTGGAGTTGGGCGTTTCGCTTGGTCGTGAAGCCGGTCTTCAACGGCAGCGTGACATGATTGCAACGGTGCGTGGCGCGACCGGCGATGGCGCCCTCTATGTGGTGCTGCCGGAAAGTGCGCTCGGCTTCTGGACGCCGACCGTAGAGAGGCTTTGGACAGACGTCCTCCGCGACGGCGATGCGACAGTCATCGCTGGCGCCGCGGTGATCGATGCCGGAGGCTACGACAACGTCCTTGTCGCGATCGACAGGAAGGGCGGCCACATTCTCTACCGCGAGCGCATGCCGGTTCCCGGATCGATGTGGCAGCCGTGGCGATCCGTGTTCGGGGAGCGCGTCGGCGCCAAGGCCGATTTCTTCGCAAACCCGGTCGTTTCTGTCGGTGCCAGCCGTGCAGCCCCTCTGATCTGCTACGAGCAACTGATCGTTTGGCCGATCCTGCAGTCCATGCTTGACGATCCTGATCTTGTCGTCGCCGTGGGAAACGGTTGGTGGACTGATGGGACGTCGATCGTCGCCATTCAGCGCGCCGCTGCCACTGCATGGGCAACGCTCTTCACAAAACCGCTTGTTATTGCCTTCAACACCTGACTCTCTAGGAGACACCATGCTCGACCCCGCCCTGATAAAAGAATGCGCGGACCCTTCCCTCAAGCCCGCGCTCATCGAGCAGTTCGTGATGGCAGCGGGCTCGGATGATCCCCTCGCCGTTACGGTCAAATCGGGCGGCCGATTGATCCTCGTTCCGAAAGCCAGAACGGCGGACGAGGCAATGGCGATCGTCCGGCAATTTGCTGATCAGGCCGTCGTCCGCGTCGGCCTGACGCAGTTTCCCGCTGGGGTTGGAGCCAAGGAAGCGACCGATTTAAAGCCAGGTTTGGTCGACTCCTGCCAGAACCTTCGCAAAGGCACGGCGATGTTCGCCAAGGTCCTTAGGATCGTTGCGAAATGGTATGGCAACCCCACGAGCAAAGATGTCTTCCCGCAGATTTTCGAGGATGCGATTTACGCATGGAAGACAAGTGAGTTTGAGGGCTTGAGCGTGTTTCAGGCGGAGGATCCTGGCATACCCATCGAAGCGCCGCAGCAAAG encodes the following:
- a CDS encoding TraH family protein, with amino-acid sequence MLDPALIKECADPSLKPALIEQFVMAAGSDDPLAVTVKSGGRLILVPKARTADEAMAIVRQFADQAVVRVGLTQFPAGVGAKEATDLKPGLVDSCQNLRKGTAMFAKVLRIVAKWYGNPTSKDVFPQIFEDAIYAWKTSEFEGLSVFQAEDPGIPIEAPQQSDKEVDGEEATPKDLQPETMQDVRHAGIRIDLSRIGQQQR
- a CDS encoding conjugal transfer protein TraB — encoded protein: MRRDQAQSVLLTIASIAIGLVGWSGNVLLLPVALGFPVLWSLARTRLLAALVSAGYFLAASRGLPQGVAAFYSSDIWPGSLLWLCASMSFIIVHAILWTKHVGARPFRYLLAVVIMAIPPFGVTGWAHPVTAAGVLFPGWGWWGLGLMTAGLAGLVTRIWPAVAIALAGFWLWSAAVWTDPKLPQAWRGVDLELGVSLGREAGLQRQRDMIATVRGATGDGALYVVLPESALGFWTPTVERLWTDVLRDGDATVIAGAAVIDAGGYDNVLVAIDRKGGHILYRERMPVPGSMWQPWRSVFGERVGAKADFFANPVVSVGASRAAPLICYEQLIVWPILQSMLDDPDLVVAVGNGWWTDGTSIVAIQRAAATAWATLFTKPLVIAFNT
- the traF gene encoding conjugative transfer signal peptidase TraF — translated: MTDLIESRRAMTTQRQRAAVILSAAMFAAVVLVATALVGGYRINLTPSEPLGLWRIVPLHRPVAVNDLVFICPPETAEMREARARGYLRSGSCPGGVAPLIKTVIAVSGQHVEIGVCVSVDGRLIASSNFAPRDGKGRRLMPFPSGDIPPGYVFLHSAFPGSYDSRYFGPLPASGILGLAQEVLTLAP